GTGGCGGGAATCTCTCATGAAATTAAGCAGCCGCTGGCCACTATTTCCAACTTCGCATCCGCGTCGCAAATGGTTCTGGAACAAGAAGGCTTGTCGGACGAGGACTGTTCAAAATTACAGTCATGGACGATGCGCATCTCAAAGCAAACCGACCGTATCAATGCTATTGTCCAGCGGCTGCGACGCTTCGGTCGGCCGGGCAGCCAGAAACAAACGTTCTCCATGCGCGACGCTATCAAAGAAGCGTTGATGGTGACAGAAACCGCAACTCGTGATGCAGTTGATGAACTTAAAGTCGACTATTCAGACGAACTCTCAGAAGTGCATGCCGATCGCATACAAATTGAGCAGGTCCTGGTCAATTTGATTCGTAATGCGTGCGATGCCATGGTGGACACCCCAATAGGAGAGCGGAAACTGACGATCAAAGCCACGCAGGATGAACAGAAGCTCACTGTCCTTGTCAATGATTCCGGGCCGGGAATTCCCACAGGGAAAACAAAGGAGGTTTTTGATATGTTTATCACCTCCAAATCAGACGGCATGGGCATGGGGTTGGCAATCAGCCGCTCCATCATTGAAGCTCATGATGGAAAAATTCGATGTGTAGATGGTGCATGCGGCGGCCAGTTTGAATTTTCGTTGCCGATCGGTGAGCATAGCAGTAATGACAAATGATCCGATCATCTACGTCGTCGACGACGATGCCGATTCCCGAGACTCAGTAGCGGCGCTGGTGTCGCAAATGGCCTGGCGAGTGCAGTCGTTTGCGTCGGCCGAAGACTTTCTGGCGGCTTATACCGGCTATCGGCCTGCCTGCCTGCTGACTGACCATCGCATGCTGGGCATGACCGGCGTCGAACTGCTGGAGAAGTTGCGATCAAACGGCGTGTCGCTGTCGGTCATTGTCATGACGGCGTTCGCGGAAACCGACCTGACCGTACGAGCAATCCGCAGCGGTGCCGTCACGTTACTGGAGAAGCCTTTTTCCAACACGTCGCTATGGGACGCGATTCGAGAAGCGATCACGGAAGACCGTCAGCAGGCCCAGGACGAAGCACTGAAACTTCGCATTGAAGAGCGCCTCACCATGCTGACAGAAAGCGAACTGGACGTTTTGAAACTGATCTCACGAGGCGAACCGAACAAATCTGTGGCGGCGAAACTGAACGTGAGTATCCGGACTGTCGAAAGTCGACGCAGCAGCATCTTCGAAAAGATGCAGGTCTCGTCTGTGGCCGAATTGGTGCGACTTGTGATGATCGCACGGCCCGATTTATGTTGACGATTGTCCGGTGTCCGAAGACAACCTGCCGCGCTACAGAAGAGCCATCGCCACTTCGTAAAAGATCACGATCCCCAGCACGTCCACAATGGCGGCGATCAGTGGGTTGGACATGATGGCCGGGTCCATCCCCATGCGGCGAAACAGAATCGGCAACATCGTGCCTGCTGTTGTGCCAAGAATGACGATCAGAAAGACGGTCAGCCCGACCACCGCCGCACGGTCGACACCCTTATCGAACCACAGCCACACAAACAGGAAATCCATCGCCCCCAGCACCGCGCCCATGGACGCCGCAATGGCAAATTCCCTCAGAATCAAATCCCGATCGACGTGGTACTCCATCCCCGGCACGGCCGCGTCTGCCGGTTGCAGTGCGAACATGCGAATAAACAGCGTGGCCGATTGAGAGCCCGCATTTCCGCCGCTGGCCATCACCAAAGGGATGAACAGAAAGATCAATGCCGACGTCAGACCGGGCGGTGCTTCGCTGGCACGAGCACCTCCTTCGGCCGTTGATTGAGCGTAGATGTCAGCGACACCAGCCGTCATCAGCGCGACGACGGAAAGCACCAGCAGCCAGATACCCCGCTTCCACAGGATGGTCAGCATCGGTGTGTCTTCGTAGTCGTCTCGCAGCGGTTCAACCGCCCCCTGACGATAGGCGTCTTCCGTCGCTTCTTCCTGAACAACGTCAAGAGCGTCGTCGTGAGTTACGATGCCGACAAGCCGGTCTTCCGTGTCAACCAGCGGCATCGCGATGAAGTTGTAGCGAGCCAGTTCCTGAACAACGTCTTCGCGGTCTTCGTCAACTCGCATCCGAATCACGTCACGCTGCATGATGTCGGACAAGACCGATTCCGGCCTCGCCAGAATCAGTTCCCGCAGCGAAATCAAACCTTCCAGCCGCCTCGCGCTGTTCAGGATATAGATGTAATAGATCGTTTCGCTGTTGGGCGCCTGTTCCCGCAGGCGCTGCAGGGCCTGATTGACTGTGATATCCGCTGGCAGCGACGCATACTCCGTCGTCATGATCGAACCGGCGCTGTGCTCTTCGTAGGACAGCAGCCGACGGATGTCGTTACGTTCGGCCTGAGCGATCAGCGGCAACAGGTCCTGGACGCGGTCATGGGGCATCCGGGACAGCAGGTCGACTCGGTCGTCCGGCGACATTTCTTCCAGAAGCTCGGACAGCCGTCGCTTGTCCAGCTCGGCCACCATCTCTGTCTGACGCCGCAGATTGATGTACTCGAAGATTTCAACCCGCAGCCGCAGGTCGGCGTGGTCCAGAATCGCCCAGACTTCGCGTGGCTCCAGTTCCTCCAGAATGTTGGCGATCACGGCCGGGTGCAGCACACGGCAGAACTCCGTCAATCCGTGCCGATCTTCTTCCTGCACCATCAATCGCACGTCAGGAAGAATCAGCGAACTGTAAGCGTCCGGCACGACATTCTTCTTTCTGTGCAAGGCGTAAGAAAAAGTCCAGGCTGGCCGATTTCAAATCTGAAATCGACTCCGCTGTCGACACAAAAAAATCCCTGCCATCGGTGAGCAATGGCAGGGATGTTATTCAGACGATCATTCCGCAAGAACGCAGGCTGATTATCGTTTTGAGAACTGGTAGCTTCGACGAGCTTTTCGAAGACCGTATTTCTTACGTTCTACCATACGACTGTCACGAGTCAGGTAGCCAGCCGCGGCCAGATCGGCATGGGCTGTCGGTTCGAGCGTTTGCAGAGCACGGCCAAGGCCCAGGACAATCGCCCCGGTCTGTCCCGTCGTTCCACCACCGTTGACGCGAATCGAAACGTCGACTTTGCCTTCTTTACCAACCAGCTGGATTGGTGCGAGGACCATTTGACGGTCGCGTTCGACGCAGAAGTATTCGTCCAGTGAACGGCCGTTGATCACGAGCTGTCCGCTGCCTTCTTTGACACGGACTCGAGCAACAGACGACTTGCGACGTCCTGTGCCCATTGCCACACCAAACCGGTCGATTTTGCCGCGAACGGTTGGCACGTGATCCGGATCCGTAACCGGAGCTGTACCACCACCCAATGTCAATTCAGGCAGGTCGCCCGAAGGCACTTCTGTCGCCGGAACCTCAGTTGCAGGCACTTCAGGGGCCGCCGCTTCCGGTTGCTCAGACGCGGTGGACTCAGCTGACACTTCCGGAGTGACGCTTTCGTCCTGGGGTTCTTCGTTCGTGGGTGAGTCAGTGCTCATATTTTGAATTCGGAAAAATGTGCTTCGAAATGAGAACGGTTCGACGTCGGGCGGAACTTCGGTTAGTTGGATCGTTTGTTTCGCTTCGGCACTAAGTGTGCCGGAAACGGTACGGGCGTTTGTGCCTGATGAGTGTGTTCAGGTCCAACAAACAGCTTTAGCTTCTTCAGCATCTGGCGACCCAGCTTGTTCTTGGGAAGCATGCGACGCACGGCTTCGCTAAGAATTCGTTCTGGTGCCGTTTCGAACACGTTAACGGCAGAACGAACTCGACGACCGCCTGGGAACCCGCTGTAGCTGTCGTAAGTCTTGTGGTGCATCTTGGTGGAATAATAAGGCACCTTCGGGTGAGCCATCTCACCGCCGGTGAAGGACACCTTTTCCACGTTGGTGACAACCACACAACCGCCACAATCCACATGCGGAGTGTAGGTGGCTTTGTGCTTGCCCATCAGAACAGTAGCAATCGCAGACGCGAGGCGTCCGACAATTTCGCCATCGCCGTCGACGACGTACCATTCGCGGATGTCCTCGGCCTGTTCTTTTTTGGCCATCCAGGATTTTGCGAGCATCGGCATCGCGGAATCACCTTGTTATCGGGCGGTCGAACCGCCCACACTTTCCGCAGCCCGAAGGCCAACGAAAAATGCGTGCAATTTGCACTCTTGTTTCTGAAAATTGAGCATGGCTGCCACCCAAAAGGGGCAACATGCCTGTTGATTTGGTCAAATTGAGCTTCGCCGCAGCAAGCGCCCGGCGCGTCTTGAGGAGCGACCCCAGACCTCGTCGGTACCGGTTTCCCCGCGAAAAACGCTCAGCAATCGTCTATTCATCGGCAGGGAAGGCGGCCGAAGCGTGGAAATGTAGCGACTTTTCTCTCCGCAATCAACGCTGTCCCCCGCATTTTGGTGCCGAACCCGGTTGTGAGATCGGTCTTTGAAGCCAAGACGAAAGAAATACGGGCCGGCACCGCTTACGTGTTATCCTGGCTGAATGCCATCTCAATGCCACCGCTCATTCCAGCGACGATGTTGTACACGATCGCGTTGATGACGCCTCCGATAAAGCCACCAATGCCATAGAAGACAGGAAGAAGCACCACCATGAATACGCTCCCGGCCAACGGAGCGCCCACATTTTGCCCGCCACCTGCACCAATGCCGACCATCGTGAGCAGGAGGAAGAATGCACCAACGACGAGTTCCATGATCACGCCCGCTGCTCCCCTAAACATTCCAACCGACAACACGCCCACTTGGCGCAACCTGAGTGTTTGAGCACCTGCGGCACCTTCAGAATAACTCGTGACTTCGAACGGATTTGACATCTGGGAACTCCGTGGGGCAATATGAGAACAAGTCTGAGGAATTCGGGATACTGCCCCCTATGCGGCTGAAGAGCAAGCCAACCAAACCAAATCCGCACGCGCTAGCCCAACTTCCCCAGCAGCGGCACAAAATGTGGTTGCAGAGAATTTATTCGGCGTGTTTTTGTTATCGAAGTTTCAAAAGTCCAGCGTTTGAAATCTGAAACACGATGTAGTGACGACCTCTGATCTGGCCGGTCAGAGATCGATCGGTAGCATTTGCGATCATGTTCATTCGCCAATGCCATCGGATCAAAAACGGTCGTCGCCACGCCTACTGGGCGCTGGTCGAATCGTATCGCTCGGCCAGTGGGCCGCGGCAGCGGGTGGTCGCGTGGCTGGGGAAGCTTGACGAAGCCGGTCGACTGGGCGTGCATCAGGCGGCGGAAGTTTTGGCCGGTAGCGATGAGGTTGCACCCGGTGTCACCGCTGATCAGTCACAACCGCTCAGTCGACAGATGCGATTCGAGTTCGATGATGATGCGTCTGCCGTGACTCCGCGATGGGTCGAAGTCAACGCCGCCGGAGTTCGTGTGGAAAACCTGCGACAGTTCGGCGGGCCGTGGATGGCTCTGCACCTGATTCGCACGCTGCAACTGGATACGTTCCTGAGCAACGCGATCCCTGAAGGTCGTGAACTGGTCGGCTGGGATGTGAGTTCGCTGATTCTGATCATTGCGCGGCTGCTCGAACCTGCCAGCGAACTCTTCACCGCCGAACAATGGTATCCGAAAACGGCACTGCGGGATCTGCTCGGCGTGAGCGAAGAACGTGTGAACGATAATCGGCTGTACCGCACACTCGATCAGCTGCTGCCGCACAAGGACGCATTGGAAACGCATCTGAAGAATCGCCTTGGCCATCTGTTCGATCTCGAATACGACCTGCTGATGTATGACGTCACCAGCACTTACTTCGAAGGTCAGGCCGAACGCAATCCGCTGGCTCAGCGTGGCTATTCGCGCGATAACCGCAGCGACTGCAAGCAGGTCTGCATCGGGCTGGTGGTGTCTCGATGCGGAATGCCGCTGGGATACAAGGTGTTTGCCGGCAATACGGCCGACGTTACTACCGTGGAACACATCGTCGAAACGATGGAAGCACGCTACGGGAAAAGCGATCGCATCTGGGTCATGGATCGCGGCATGGTGTCGGAAGACAACATCGAATTCCTGCGCGAAGGCGGTCGACGCTACATCGTCGGCACTCCCAAATCGATGCTGAAGAAGTTTGAACACGAGCTGCTGAAGGAAGACTGGACCAGCATTCGCGATGGCCTGGAAGTCAAGGTCGTGCCGTGGCCCGGCAGCGACGATCCGGATGAATCGGAAGACTGCAACACATCGCCGGAGACATTCATCCTGTGTCGCAGTCGCGATCGATCAAAGAAGGAAGAAGCGATCACACAGCGCTTCGAAAAGAAGATCGAAGAGTCGCTCATCCGCATGACGGCGCGGTGCGATAAACAGAAACGCGACCCGATGAAGGTCGAACGTGAGATCGGCCGGCTGCTCGGAAAGAACACTCGAGCGGCAAAGCTCTTCGACGTGAAAGTCACGAAGACAGATGACGGGGCCGCACGCATCGAATGGTCAAAGATCGAAGCTACGCGTGACTGGGCGACTCTGAGTTCCGGATGCTATCTGCTGCGAACGAATGTCAGCGACTGGTCCGACGAAGAACTTTGGAAGGCGTACATCCAACTGACCGAAGCGGAAGCCGCGTTCCGAATCCACAAAAGCGATCTTTCGATCCGCCCGATCTGGCATCAGAAGGAGGACCGTGTTCTGGCACACATCTTCGTGTGTTTTCTGGCGTATGTGTTGTGGAAGACGCTCGGCCAGCTGTGCAGCAAAGCAGGGCTGGGCGACGAACCGCGCCGTGTGCTTGCGGAGCTGTCGGAGATCCGTTCGATGGACGTCGTCCTGCCCACTCGCACCGGCCCGGAGATCCGCACCCGCTGCGTGTCAAAGCCCTCCGACCATCAACAGATTCTTCTGGAAAAGCTGAGCCTCAACCTGCCCTCAAAAATAATCCAAAAGCAAATGTAGTGGAAACTTCTGGCCGCTCACCCCACAAAACACTGCCTTCGTGACTCGAGTTGGGGAAGTTGGGCTAAGAGTGGCACTTTGACCTCCGCGAGTGATTGTTTAAGCCGCTCCGGAATTCCAGAGGGCTGGGTCAATCGCAAAATAGCCAGCCAGCAGGTCGTAGGCCGCTGGGTGCTGTGCACGTAATTCGCCCGAACGCTCAAAAAACGCCTCCACCAGCACTGAGAAGAATTCAGCTTCGTTCTGAGCCCCATAGCAGTCGATCACGCCCCAATGCCGTTTGCGACAATTGGCCACCAGCGTTTCATATTCCGGCTGCATGACGGCCAGCCATCGCTGCAGCTGCTCGCGAGTTTGAAGAGGCGGAATGCCGTCCACGTATCGGCCGTTCATCATGTCCAGCTGATGAGCAAATTCATGCAGTACCAGATTGTGGCCTTCGGCCTCCCGTCGACCGCCTTCCAGCACGTCGATCCAGGACAACACCACCGGCCCTCGCCACATCGCTTCTCCCAACGTGCGTCGCTGCCGTTCGGTGACGACCCCGTCAGAATCCACATCAACGTCTTTGCCGATAAATTCATCCGGATAGACCAGCACCGACAGCACATGGTCGAAAAAATTGTTCGGATGGTTGAAGGTCAGAAGTGCCGCTTGGGCCGCGACGGTGACTTTCACTTCGTCAGTGATCTTCAACCCGTGACAGCCTTCCCAGTTTGTTTCGGCCACGAAAATCTGCACGAAGTTTCGCAGATGCCGCTGCTGAGCGTCCGACAGCCGCGCATCATGCGCGACGTTAGCGGCGATGATGCGATTCCAGTCTGCCGGGAATTCCTGCGAGGTGATTTTCTTTCGACGTCGGCGGCGTAGCCATGAAAACACCATCGCTGGCTACTGCTTCTGTACTTTGTCGCAGGCCGAATCCAGAGGAACCGGATCGCCAACGCTGTCCACGGGATGCGTAAACATGTACTCCCAGACAGGGTCATGCAGGTAGGCACCGGTTTGACCATCTTTGGCAGACCGACTGCCCGGTGAAACGGAACTATGAGCTCGCTTCGGATCGCCTTTCACGTCGAAGTCTGTGATCAGACGTCGTCTGTTTCCATAAGGCGGCTTCGATTGATCGACGTTCACGATTGGACCGAACTTATGTAAGCCCATTAATTCCCAGCTTCGACAGTAATGATCGGCCGTCCAGCCGCCATCCAGCACATGCGTAAATCCGAATAAGCGATTCTCCGGCGTGGCCGACGGCAAGGACTGCCACGTTTGATGCTGGTCACGAGGACCGCACAACGCAACGACTCGACTGACCTTCTGATGCTTCGCAAACCGGGACGCGGTTGTCGAACCATGCGAACTGCCCGCCACGATCACATCATCCCAGCGCAGCCCCTTTCCGTCCGCCGTCAAAAAGTACTCCCACTTGCCCTGAGGATGCTTTTTAGAAAGCCACTTCACGAACTGAAAAGCTCGTTCCATCATGCCATCGGGCTTGGGAATATCGACGTCATCACTGAAGTCTTCCCCCGTCGCCGCTTCCAACCGGATATTTCCACGGCAGTGTTCGCCGACCGGCTTTTCCCTGCAGCAAAGTGAGAACCAGCGGTTGGCATAGTGAACTCGAATCGCGTGCAGGCCATAGCTGTTGCAGCGATCGAACAACTGCTGATTGTGCCCCATCAGCCAGATGACCAGCTTGCCGCGTGGGGCAACGCCGGTATCCACGGACGCCTGCTGCACGTCGGCTGGCTTTCCATCCTTCGTGTCGACCAAAAAACCGATCTCAGGGTGAGCCTGGACCCGCGAATCAATTTCGCTGGCCCGCGCGGTCAGCTTGTATTGCTGCGGATTCGGGTCGTTGAAGGTCAGGGCAGGGGACTGGGCGAAAGATTCGCCAGTCGTAACAGCTGCCAGGGCCAACAGCGTGAGCAGTGCGTTTTGCATAATTCAGGTCGCCATGAGGGAAGCTCGAAACCCAGTCGCCGTGATTGAATCCTGACCCCGCTCTATGCGTGAGGTTCCGTCATGCTCATCGGATCGAGTGCCTCGGTTAGAACGTCGGGCGGCAGAATATTCTGCTCCGTGCAAAGCTCGCGAATTGTCTTGCCGGATTTGAACGCTTCCTTCGCCAAAGCCGATGCTTTTTCATAGCCAATGTGCGGGTTCAGACTCGTCACCATCGACAGGCTTTTTTCGACCGAAGCTTCGCAGGCTTCCGTATTGGCTTCCATATTCAGCAGACAGTATTCCACAAACGCATTCGAACAGTTGGCTAACAGCCGAACGCTTTCCAGCGTTGTCTGCCCCATCACGGGCATCATGATATTTAGCTGGAACTGACCGCCTGTGGCACCGCAGACTGAGATCGTTTGATCGTTACCCATCACCCTCGCACAAACCTGCATCATGGATTCACACATCACCGGATTCACTTTTCCCGGCATGATCGAAGAACCCGGCTGCAGGTCTGGAATCTTCACCTCGTAGAAGCCGCAGCGAGGCCCCGATCCCAACCAGCGGATGTTATTGGCAACGTTGAACAGCGTGGTCGCGACGGCTTTTAGCTGGCCATGACATTCAACAAGTCCATCGCGCTGAGCGTTTCCTTCAAAGTGATTGACCGCTTCGATGAACGGTACTTCCGTTGTTTCTGCCAGCACGGCGGCAACTCGGCTTCCAAATTCAGGATGCGTATTGATGCCCGAACCCACGGCCGTTCCGCCAACCGGAAGTTCGGCAATCGCATCGACCGCTCGTTTGGCTCGGTCAATGGAAAGCTGCAATTGGCGTGCGAACCCGCCGAATTCCTGACCAAGTCGCAATGGCGTAGCGTCGGCCAGGTGAGTGCGGCCGATCTTGATGATCTGATCCCAATCGTCAGCCTTCTTCTGAAGTTCGTCCGCAAAACGCTGCAGAGCAGGAAGCAGATCGTTAACGATTGATGTCCCCACAGCCACGTGGATGGCTGTCGGGAACGTATCGTTGGTGCTTTGTCCCATGTTCACGTGATCGTTCGGATGCACGGGTTTGTCGGCCGCAAACCGGTCGCCGCCGAGGATCTCGATCGCCCGATTGCTGATCACTTCGTTGACGTTCATGTTGCTGGACGTGCCGGAACCCGTCTGAAACACGTCGATCGGAAACTGGTCGTCAAGCGAACCATCGACGACATCTTCACAGGCCTGCAACATGGCGCTGACCTGCTCATCGTTGAGCGGATTTTTGCCCGTGCCGGTAAGCTTTCCCAGGTCGCGGTTCGCAACTCCACAAGCGTACTTCACTCGCCCCATCGCATGGATCAATTCCGGTGGAAGCTCCCAGCCGGAGATCGGAAAGTTCTCAACCGCTCGCTGCGTTTGAGCTCCATAAAAGGCTTCGGCGGGAACCTGCACGGGCCCCATGGAATCGCGTTCGGTACGAAATTCTGACATCGTATTTCTCAGTTGCTTTCAATGAGCCCGTGCAAAAGGGCTCGGTAATCTGGCGTGATCGATGGACGGAGCGAGCGCCAATCGCGACTCCGCAGGTCGGAGGCATTTCGGACCTGCACTGAATGACGGGCCGCTTGCGCCTGCCGCCGAAATGATATCGGGCGGCTTTTGTTTCGCAAAACGGCGGGCTGAGTTTCTCGAAGCCTGCTCCGCTACATCGCCTGCTCAAAACCGGCCGACAGCAACTTTGAATAGCCAGCTCGCAACGGGCGAACGTCGTAGCCTTTCCCCTGCAGAATTTCGGCCACCATTAACACCCGACCGCCGGCCGCGCAATGCAGATAGATCGGTTTATCCTTCGGCAGGTGCTTTTTCAATTCTGCTGTGAGCGTCCCTGACTTGAAGGCACTTAGCGGCACCAGACGGGCGTCCTCCAAATGGCCTTCGTCCCATTCGTCCTGTTCACGAACATCCAGCAACACAGCTCGCTTTTTGTCGACGTGACTTTTGACGACGTCCAACTCGTCCGTGGTGTGGCCATGCTCAGTGAAAGTTGTGGCAGGCACCTTCACCGCCGCCTTTGCCGCTTTTTCCTGAGCTTTCGACACGTCCGGATTAGGAGCCGACTTGCCTTCCACGTCGCCGCGAATCCACTTCACCGCCGCAGTCAGGGAATCCAGAAACCGCTGGTCAGCCCACGTTGAAGGGTTGTGGCCGAGATTGTTCACATAGACTTTGCCGTCACCGTACGACTTCACCCATGCCACGGGCACGTGATTGGGTTCGGCCGGTTCACACTTTTCCATGTTCAGACTCATCAGCACGCGAACTTTTTCAGGCTGCCAGTTCTTGTACTTGTAGATCTCGTCACGAACCTCAAATTCTTTGCCAAACGGTTTCATCGTAGGATGTTCGGGTTCGTGAACGGAGATCGTGACCGTGTTGCCGGCTGTCCACGGGTGCGAAACGAAACTGCCGCCGACCATATCCCAATAGGGCTCGTAATCTTTGTAAGTGTCCGTCGCTGAATGAACTCCGATGAAGCCATGCCCCTTTTGTTTGAGCCATGTGTTCAAAAAGTAGTCGAGGTCAGCTTCAGCGATCGGCAGTTTGCCCGTCGT
This DNA window, taken from Fuerstiella marisgermanici, encodes the following:
- a CDS encoding response regulator transcription factor; the encoded protein is MTNDPIIYVVDDDADSRDSVAALVSQMAWRVQSFASAEDFLAAYTGYRPACLLTDHRMLGMTGVELLEKLRSNGVSLSVIVMTAFAETDLTVRAIRSGAVTLLEKPFSNTSLWDAIREAITEDRQQAQDEALKLRIEERLTMLTESELDVLKLISRGEPNKSVAAKLNVSIRTVESRRSSIFEKMQVSSVAELVRLVMIARPDLC
- the mgtE gene encoding magnesium transporter yields the protein MPDAYSSLILPDVRLMVQEEDRHGLTEFCRVLHPAVIANILEELEPREVWAILDHADLRLRVEIFEYINLRRQTEMVAELDKRRLSELLEEMSPDDRVDLLSRMPHDRVQDLLPLIAQAERNDIRRLLSYEEHSAGSIMTTEYASLPADITVNQALQRLREQAPNSETIYYIYILNSARRLEGLISLRELILARPESVLSDIMQRDVIRMRVDEDREDVVQELARYNFIAMPLVDTEDRLVGIVTHDDALDVVQEEATEDAYRQGAVEPLRDDYEDTPMLTILWKRGIWLLVLSVVALMTAGVADIYAQSTAEGGARASEAPPGLTSALIFLFIPLVMASGGNAGSQSATLFIRMFALQPADAAVPGMEYHVDRDLILREFAIAASMGAVLGAMDFLFVWLWFDKGVDRAAVVGLTVFLIVILGTTAGTMLPILFRRMGMDPAIMSNPLIAAIVDVLGIVIFYEVAMALL
- the rpsI gene encoding 30S ribosomal protein S9 — encoded protein: MSTDSPTNEEPQDESVTPEVSAESTASEQPEAAAPEVPATEVPATEVPSGDLPELTLGGGTAPVTDPDHVPTVRGKIDRFGVAMGTGRRKSSVARVRVKEGSGQLVINGRSLDEYFCVERDRQMVLAPIQLVGKEGKVDVSIRVNGGGTTGQTGAIVLGLGRALQTLEPTAHADLAAAGYLTRDSRMVERKKYGLRKARRSYQFSKR
- the rplM gene encoding 50S ribosomal protein L13, with product MPMLAKSWMAKKEQAEDIREWYVVDGDGEIVGRLASAIATVLMGKHKATYTPHVDCGGCVVVTNVEKVSFTGGEMAHPKVPYYSTKMHHKTYDSYSGFPGGRRVRSAVNVFETAPERILSEAVRRMLPKNKLGRQMLKKLKLFVGPEHTHQAQTPVPFPAHLVPKRNKRSN
- a CDS encoding IS1634 family transposase produces the protein MFIRQCHRIKNGRRHAYWALVESYRSASGPRQRVVAWLGKLDEAGRLGVHQAAEVLAGSDEVAPGVTADQSQPLSRQMRFEFDDDASAVTPRWVEVNAAGVRVENLRQFGGPWMALHLIRTLQLDTFLSNAIPEGRELVGWDVSSLILIIARLLEPASELFTAEQWYPKTALRDLLGVSEERVNDNRLYRTLDQLLPHKDALETHLKNRLGHLFDLEYDLLMYDVTSTYFEGQAERNPLAQRGYSRDNRSDCKQVCIGLVVSRCGMPLGYKVFAGNTADVTTVEHIVETMEARYGKSDRIWVMDRGMVSEDNIEFLREGGRRYIVGTPKSMLKKFEHELLKEDWTSIRDGLEVKVVPWPGSDDPDESEDCNTSPETFILCRSRDRSKKEEAITQRFEKKIEESLIRMTARCDKQKRDPMKVEREIGRLLGKNTRAAKLFDVKVTKTDDGAARIEWSKIEATRDWATLSSGCYLLRTNVSDWSDEELWKAYIQLTEAEAAFRIHKSDLSIRPIWHQKEDRVLAHIFVCFLAYVLWKTLGQLCSKAGLGDEPRRVLAELSEIRSMDVVLPTRTGPEIRTRCVSKPSDHQQILLEKLSLNLPSKIIQKQM
- a CDS encoding zinc-dependent peptidase encodes the protein MVFSWLRRRRRKKITSQEFPADWNRIIAANVAHDARLSDAQQRHLRNFVQIFVAETNWEGCHGLKITDEVKVTVAAQAALLTFNHPNNFFDHVLSVLVYPDEFIGKDVDVDSDGVVTERQRRTLGEAMWRGPVVLSWIDVLEGGRREAEGHNLVLHEFAHQLDMMNGRYVDGIPPLQTREQLQRWLAVMQPEYETLVANCRKRHWGVIDCYGAQNEAEFFSVLVEAFFERSGELRAQHPAAYDLLAGYFAIDPALWNSGAA
- a CDS encoding BPSS1187 family protein, with amino-acid sequence MQNALLTLLALAAVTTGESFAQSPALTFNDPNPQQYKLTARASEIDSRVQAHPEIGFLVDTKDGKPADVQQASVDTGVAPRGKLVIWLMGHNQQLFDRCNSYGLHAIRVHYANRWFSLCCREKPVGEHCRGNIRLEAATGEDFSDDVDIPKPDGMMERAFQFVKWLSKKHPQGKWEYFLTADGKGLRWDDVIVAGSSHGSTTASRFAKHQKVSRVVALCGPRDQHQTWQSLPSATPENRLFGFTHVLDGGWTADHYCRSWELMGLHKFGPIVNVDQSKPPYGNRRRLITDFDVKGDPKRAHSSVSPGSRSAKDGQTGAYLHDPVWEYMFTHPVDSVGDPVPLDSACDKVQKQ
- a CDS encoding class II fumarate hydratase, with protein sequence MSEFRTERDSMGPVQVPAEAFYGAQTQRAVENFPISGWELPPELIHAMGRVKYACGVANRDLGKLTGTGKNPLNDEQVSAMLQACEDVVDGSLDDQFPIDVFQTGSGTSSNMNVNEVISNRAIEILGGDRFAADKPVHPNDHVNMGQSTNDTFPTAIHVAVGTSIVNDLLPALQRFADELQKKADDWDQIIKIGRTHLADATPLRLGQEFGGFARQLQLSIDRAKRAVDAIAELPVGGTAVGSGINTHPEFGSRVAAVLAETTEVPFIEAVNHFEGNAQRDGLVECHGQLKAVATTLFNVANNIRWLGSGPRCGFYEVKIPDLQPGSSIMPGKVNPVMCESMMQVCARVMGNDQTISVCGATGGQFQLNIMMPVMGQTTLESVRLLANCSNAFVEYCLLNMEANTEACEASVEKSLSMVTSLNPHIGYEKASALAKEAFKSGKTIRELCTEQNILPPDVLTEALDPMSMTEPHA
- a CDS encoding ThuA domain-containing protein; amino-acid sequence: MFRKLLTCSLLLALSATSFAAEKSRILMLTQSVGYKHGSVTRQEQNLSPSEIAMVQLGQKTELFTVDCTQDAESDFTKENLQKYDVVMFYTTGKLPIAEADLDYFLNTWLKQKGHGFIGVHSATDTYKDYEPYWDMVGGSFVSHPWTAGNTVTISVHEPEHPTMKPFGKEFEVRDEIYKYKNWQPEKVRVLMSLNMEKCEPAEPNHVPVAWVKSYGDGKVYVNNLGHNPSTWADQRFLDSLTAAVKWIRGDVEGKSAPNPDVSKAQEKAAKAAVKVPATTFTEHGHTTDELDVVKSHVDKKRAVLLDVREQDEWDEGHLEDARLVPLSAFKSGTLTAELKKHLPKDKPIYLHCAAGGRVLMVAEILQGKGYDVRPLRAGYSKLLSAGFEQAM